CTTAATTTTATCCGAATCCGAATACTCGCACGAAATCGTAGGCGCTGCTCTGCCGTTCCGGGATGCACTAAGTAGTCTTTTCTTCATCTCAATCGGGATGTTGGTGAATATTAATTTACTTTTTGAAAAATCTCTTCTCTTAATAATTGTGTCGTCAGCAATTATTGTGATAAAATTTTTTATTGCCGCTATCGTGGTTTTGTTTCTTTCCTTCCCTGCACGCACGGCTATCATAGTCGGGCTTTCACTTTCTCAAATCGGTGAGTTTTCATTCATACTCGCGCTCGCCGGGATATCATCGGGACTGATGAGTAACGAAATATATCAAATGTTTTTAGGCGCTTCGATAATAACAATGATGCTAACCCCGCTATTCATCCAATTTTCCACTCCAACGGCGCATTTCTTTCAAAAAATATTACCTCAAAAACTAACCTTTAAATTCTTCCATCGAATTGTTGCCGATGAAGTTGTTGATAAATACACTCTTTCTGATTTTAAAAATCACGTGATAATCGTAGGATACGGATTGAACGGAAAAAACGTCGCATCGGTTTTAAAAGAAACTGGAATTAAATATTTGATTGTCGATTTAAGCGGCGAGACTGTTAAAGCAGCGCGAAAGTTAGGAGAGAATGTTCTGTATGGCGATGCGACACGAAGAGAAATGCTGCTGCATTTAGGAATTGAAGCAGCGCGTGTTTTAGTGATTGCTATTTCCGATTCGGATGCGATGCGGCGGATTTTGAAAATTGCCCGAAACTTAAACCCGGATTTACACATTATTTCTAGAACGAGGACGGTTGCTGAGATTGAAGATTTATACAAATTAGGCTCGAGCGAAGTAATTCCCGAAGAATTTGAGACTTCGATTGAGATATTTACGAGAGTTCTGCGGCAATATCATTTACCTCGCAACATAATTGCGGCGCAAGTCGATTTGATTAGGCGTGAAGGTTACGGAATGTTCCGTGGACTCAAACTTCCCGATGCGACTATGGATCAAATAACCGCAATCCTTGTTGCCGGAACTACAGATACGTTTCTTGTTTTAAACGAGTCGCCCGCTCGCGGAAAAACATTAGCCGACTTAAATTTAAGATTACTTTCGGGATGTTCCGTAATCGCAGTTGTCCGGGATAATAAGCCAACTACAAATCCGCCTCCTGATTTCATAATTGAATCGGGAGATGTTATGGTTTTATTAGGCACGCACGCCGAGATTGATAAAGCGTTTGATTTATTAAGTCCACCGAGGATGGAAGAAGGATAAACCGTAATATGCAAAACGTAATACATATCGATTCACTTGAGTTAGCTGAACTTCAGCCATATCGAACGATGCGGCGCGCGGTTGAGCACGTCAAGCAAGGAATTTTTGTTGCCGAAAGCGATACAGTTGTTAATAAATTGTTGACTACAAATCTTGCAATCGTATCTATATTAATAACACAAAACCGGTTTGATGAAATCCGACATTTAATTGATGAGAGAGAAAAAAAGGATTTTAAAATTTATCTTGGCGAGAAAGATCTTTTAGAACAAATAGTCGGATTTGATTTACACCAAGGGATTATGGCAGTTGCGAAAATTCCTGAGCCGCTATTAATCGAAGATGTAGCAAAACAATCTTTACAGCCGTATTTGTTTGTTGCATTAGATGGACTTACGAACGCTGATAACTTGGGCGTTATTGTAAGAAACTGTGATGCTTTCGGCGTTGATGCTTTGATTGTCGGCGAAACTTCAAGCAGCCCTTACTTAAGACGCGCAATCAGGCAGTCGATGGGGACTGTGTTTGATTTGCCAATCGTTCACACGAAAAATTTACGCGAGACACTGTTATTGTTGGAAGGAAAATTCAACACCCGCTGTTTAGCTGCCGATGCACATGCGAATGATATTTCGATTCAAGATGCCGACCTGAAAAAAAATATCTGTATAGTTTTAGGTAGTGAGGGGAGCGGTATCCGGGAATCGGTTCTCGAAGTTTGTTCCGAGAAAATTACAATTCCGGTTTCTGAAAATGTTGACTCTCTGAATGTTGCAAGTGCGAGTGCAGTGTTTTTGTGGGAAGTAAGCAGGATTAGATGATAAGCTCCCGAATAGTAGGTCGGTCTACAAAGAGATTCTTCGACCAATGATTCAATGAATTATTTCCGTATGGTCGTATCAAAAACAGCCGCTACGTTAATGTTGATTTCGTTCAGAAGGGGAGAGTTCAAAATATCAGTCGCCTTAAATATCTTTATAAGCTTAAATCCCCGATCCGAATTTTGATAAACTTCTATTTCTTTTTTTTCGGGCGCAACCATCCAGTATTCTTTAGCACCGCCAATTGCATATTCGCGAAATTTAAATGTGCGGTCTCGATCCTCCGTTGACTCTGAAAGAATTTCAATTGCAAGGTCGGGCGCACCGTTGAGCTTCTTGCCGTCATCAATATATGATCGCTCGAAAGACAGAAAGGAAACATCGGGCTGAAAAACGGTCGTCTTTGAAAGATAGACATCTACCGGACTCGAAAAAAGAACACCGATATTCTGTTTCTCGATGTATAATCCTAAAAAAATTCCAAGTCTCGTAGCTATCCGTTGATGCTGTGTTGAAGGCATTGCGGTCATAATACATTCTCCATCGAATAGTTCAATCCTTTGGTGTGATTCGCCGAGGGTTAAAATATCTTCATAGGTATGTTTTAATTCATCAATAATCGTTTTCATTTCTAATAATATAAATAGTTATTTGAGCTAATGCAAGCAAAAAAAAAGAGACGATTCAGCGAGTCGTTATACAGCTAAATGAGCCTGATGTTTTAGTAAATCGACGAAACTCGTCGACCTACACCAAACTCATCCCCTAACTCAGTTCGAACAAAGCTCTCCTTCTCCCCGCAAGCGGGGAGAAGGGGAACCATCGCTTAAACATTGATAAGGGGTTGAGTTACAGGCTTCAGCGGGATTCTTAAAGTTATTTACAAGTTACCTTCTTGCTCTCGATATGATTTCGCTGCGCTCAATCTACTCGAGCACCAGCAAAGTTTGAAGGTTCTCGAGTTGAGTGACTTTAAAATTACGTATCGAGAGAACCGAAAAATATTTAAACCTCTCACCATCCCCTCTCCTTTTAGGAAAGGGGATTGAGGATTGAGTTCCAAACATCTTAAGTTAAAAACAAATTCCATCGGTACGATACGCTTCAGCGTGTCGGCAAGCGCAGCTAGTACAATCGACAGACTAAAAGTCTGTCGTACCGACTACTTCACCAACGTTAGCTTCTTAACTTCTACATTATTTCCGCTTTGGAGTTTGTAGAAATATATTCCATTCGACAATTGTGCTGCATCAAATGTTACCTGATGATATCCGGCTGTTTGATTACCGTTTACCAATGTGGCTACTTCTTTTCCTATTATATTATAAACCTTCAATGTTGTATAATTATCTGCTGCCAATTGATATTTTATAACTGTTGATGGGTTAAACGGGTTTGGATAGTTTTGGTTTAACGAAAACACTGCCGGTATTGCTTCGCCGCCAACACTGTTTGGGTTAAGCATAATAGGACCGAAACGAGTTGTAAGACCATTAAGATCCTGCTGAAGTAAATAGAATTCAGTATTATCTATAACAGCATTCTTGTAAGTCCAAGTGTAAGTTGCTGGTTCGCCTTTGGCGGGTTGNNNNNNNCTATAACAGCATTCTTGTAAGTCCAAGTGTAAGTTGCTGGTTCGCCTTTGGCGGGTTGGAAACTTTCTTCAATTGTTACAAACTCCTCTGTATCTTTGTTATATGTTTGAATCCAGAAACCGTAGTTATGAATTTCACTAATTGTTTCCCATTCAAAAGTTACATCGTTTGAGTTTACAAAGTAGCCGACAAATGAGGCAAGCCGGACGGGGAGTATGGGGTTCTCCCCAAAAAAATAATAATTTGATATAGCCAAGGTTGTACCTGCACCGCTATTGCCTAATACATATCGCATAAGTGTTGTCTTTGGATTATCTGTAGTTCGCCAATCTAAATCCGGTGTAAATGGAAATAAATTCTGAGTACTCGTAAATTCAACTGTCATAATTTTTATTGAATCATCCGGAATCAATATCGGTCCACCATTTAAGTTTGAGTTTGCTTGCCATCGTAACTGACCTGGAGTTGTAGATGTAACTACCGAAGGATTGATAGGTCGAAAAGCTGACGGGAGGTCTGACGACATAATTGTCATACTTCCTGTTCCGCTACCTAAAATATTTTTATTAAAATCGAAATGATATTCGCCAGACAGGTAACCGAACGCCAAACTACTAATGTTTTTTAAATAAACCGAAAATTGAAATTTTTTGGGATCAGTTTGAATAGTGTTCTGAATACTTAATGCTGCTGCTGGTACATTTCCGGTTATAATCAATGAAACAATTTGAGAACCGCCCGACAATGTAGCTTTGTGCGAAACTCTAACGGTATAAAAACCGGCTGTTGGTGAAGCGATATGAACCTGCTCAACGTTATCGCGTATATTATCGCCAGTTGTAGCTGCAGCAGAAGGATTACCGGGGTTTAGAATCCAGGGATTATAAGTAGTTGCTCCGCGAATTATTCGAAGATCAATATCGTTAACGAGCATAATATTAGGTGGATCGAGCGATGGCGTAGGTGGTGTACCAGCAGGGTCAGTCCAACAAATTGTAACGCGCAAAGGTTGTGTTCCATCCGAATACACAGGTACATCGATTGTCTGTCCCTGATTAAGTGTCAATTCACGAATGTTCTTGTTCATACCTTCTGCTGAATCCTGTCGCATTACTTGTGCTGCTTTGAGTGTGTTCATCAGACCCCAACCGAAGACATAATCAGGACCTGCATTAGAACCAGCTTCATCAGCAGTGTGGATTACAAGTCCTTTTAGTGTCGATGAGCGCATCGGATTGCTTCCGGCGATTATTCTTCTGTAATGAAGTAGAAGACCAAGAGAACCCGATGCATTTGGAGATGACATAGAAGTTCCACTATATGTAGCGTATGCACTTGTTGAGACGGAGGAGTAAAGCTCAACGCCATTAGCAACTATATCGGGTTTTATTCTACCGTCGTCGGTTGGTCCCCAACAACTGAAACTCGACATTACCACATCGCTTGGTTGCGAATATCCGTTCGTAATATCGTTAACGGCTCCGACTGTAAGAATATTTTTTGCAACACTCGAATGACTGATGCAATTGTAGCCATTGGGTCCGCCATCTAAATCACGCGTTACTGTTCGCAGTACCCAAGCGCTATTAATCCATACATAATGCTCTACAGGTTGTGATGAAGGACCTTCTAACCTATCATTACCTGCTGATTTTACGATAAGGTAATAAGGTGCATTGCGTGTAAGGGTGTCCCAATCGCGTGCTTCTGTAGAGTAAAAACCAAAATTATAATCTGTAGTATTACTTATTGTTGTATCGCCGAACCACACCCACTTACTATTACCGAAATAATTGAACCTCCACCCAGTTATGTACCCATAAGAATGATTTGAAACTCTAAGCCCATTAGCTGCTGCACCAGCCATCTCACTTTGGTCGCTGTTCCAATCATAAGCATTTAATCTTCCCGCATACGACATCCCCTTTGCGTTCGCTTGAACTCCCGAAGCAATCATTGTCCCGCCAACGTGTGTTGCATGATCTGAAAAAGCAGAAGCACCATCCTTTTGTATTGCTCTGTCTGTAAATTCCTGATGTGTGGTTCGTACAGCTCCACCATCCCATATACCGAGTGTATCTAATGAGGCGCCTGTTAGCGAAAACCCTTCCGTTCCACCGGGCCAAACACGATCAGTCGATATCGTTTTAGCCGCATTAATATTGTGCGTCTGATAATACTTTGGCAATCCGTTTTCGAAACGCTGTAATTCAATTACTGAGCCGTCGGGATATTCCTGTCTTACCGGAATACCAAGCTTTGCAGCAACACTTTCGGCATAAGCACGTTGCTGCTGCCATTGAATTGATTTTGATTTCGAGAATTCTCCAAGCCACTCTTTTTGTTCAGGAGTTTGAGAAAATATTACATTGATTAAAATAATTTGCAGTAGAATATATTTAATTAATGCTTTCATATTACTCCTATATTTTACATTCCAAATAAAAAAAGTCCCATCTTTAGATAAAGAATTAATTGCATACACTAATTTCACCAACGTAAGCTTCTTGCTCTCGATTCCCCGTTCGAATACCAAATTAATCCGAACGGGAGTATCGAGAGAACCGAAAAATATTTAAACCTCTCACCTTACATTCTTTCCCGACAAATGACGGGATCGAAGAACACTCGAAAACCGGCCGGGTATGCAGGTTCTCGAGTGTCCCGTTCTGACTTGCTCAGAACGGGATGTATCGAGAGAACATTTTAGTCAACCACATTGAGAGGTGAGGTTATTTCACCAACGTTAATTTCTTCCCGCTTCATTTCATTCAGCGGGATTCTCAAAGTTACTAACAAGTTAGCTTCACGCATTTTACCCCGCAACAGCGGGGTTCGCTAACTTGTGTAACTTTGGAATTACTTCACCAACGTTAGCTTCTTAACTTCTACATTATTTCCGCTTTGAAGTTTGTAGAAATATATTCCATTCGACAATTGTGCTGCATCAAATGTTACCTGATGATATCCGGCTGTTTGATTACCGTTTACCAATGTGGCTACTTCTTTTCCTATCATATTATAAACCTTCAATGTTGTATAATTATCTGCTGCCAATTGATATTTTATAACTGTTGATGGGTTAAACGGGTTCGGATAGTTCTGGTTTAATGCAAACACTGACGGTACTGCTTCGCCGCCAACACTGTTTGGGTTAAGCATAATAGGACCGAAACGAGTTGTAAGACCATTAAGATCCTGCTGAAGTAAATAGAATTCAGTATTATCTATAACAGCATTCTTGTAAGTCCAAGTGTAAGTTGCTGGTTCGCCTTTGGCGGGCTGGAAGCTTTCTTCAATTGTTGTGTACACGTTTGTAATTGGGTTGCGTTTTTGTATCCAGAAACCGTAGTTATGAATTTCACTAATTGTTTCCCACTCAAAAGTTACATCGTTTGAGTTTACAAAGTAGCCGACAAATGATGCAAGTTGGATTGGTAATATATAGTTAAAACCAGAGTTATTGTTATAATTGATTGTAACCATATCCGCATCGGTATGTGTTGGTGAAGTAACTGTTGTTGTAAACACATTGTATTGATTGTTATGTGTGCCAACAACACCTGATGCGGGTATTACGGCTGAGTATGAAGTTCCACTACCTGACGCTTCAACAAAACTAGAACTCGCCCAACCATCAATTGTATAACGTACAAATATTCTCTCTTCTGTTGATTTAGCAGCACTGATCGTTATACTTACTGTAACGGGATTATTCGGTAATAAATAATTATCTGTAACTTCTGTAATTGTAACAGGTTCTCCTGATGTCTCCATAAATATTGCTTGAGTATTAGCGTAATCATTATCTTGCCAGTTAACAGTATACCATTTCCCATCAGTAACAGTAATACTATTATCCGAGCCTTCTATAATATAGGTTTGTAATGTGTTCATACTTACAGTAACACTTCCCCATTTATTATTCCAAGGGCTACCAGAGGGTCCGCTTGTAAAAAGCCAACTATATGTACCTCCAATAACATCACCACCAGAGGTCGCAACTTTAATTTTGGTGTGATATCGTGGTGTTCCTGTCGTTATTAAAGTTACTTTGCCGCCTGCTACTTGAGTTGCACTCGCTAAAGCGAGGGCATTTGTTGGTGGATTAGTCCACCCATTCCACCCACCGGGCATATTCAAACCTTCGGGATTCCAAATCCCAGCCATAAGCGGGATCGAGATTGCTAACATAATTGTAATTAATAAAATTAATTTTTTCATAACACACTCCTATAATTGTTAATTGTTAATTTGGAACGTTTCAAAACGGTTTACGTTTTTCACGTCATTGTTAATTATTAATTGTCAATAGTCAATTTACTATTTAGAGCGTTTGATGTTATAAACCATTGACCACTTGTGTGTGTTAATATAATGTCTTCTTCAATAAGATGCAAGTGGTAATGAAAATTGGCGTAATTTTGCTAAAAATCCAGAAAATAAGTTTTTTTTTGTTTGTCCGATTGCAATCCGTCTTTGACGGACGACTTACTGCTGGAATGATCCTGATGTTTTAGTAAGTCGACGAAACTCGTCGACCTACACCAAACTCATCCCCTATCTCAGTTCGAACAAGAACCATCGCTTAAACATTGATAAGGGGTTGAGTGACTTTAAAATTACGTATCGAGAGAACCGAAAAAAAGCTAAACCTCTCACCATCCCCTCTCCTTTTAGGAAAGGGGATTGAGGATTGAGGTTGATACTATTTCACCAACGTTAGCTTTTTAACTTCTACATTATTTCCGCTTTGAAGTTTGTAGAAATATATTCCATTCGATAACTGCGAGCCGTCAAATGTTACCTGATGGTACCCCGCTGTTTGATAGCCGTTAACTAATGTGGCTACTTCTTTACCAATTATATTATAAACCTTCAACGTTGTGTAATTGTCGGTTGCTAATTGATAATTGATAACTGTTGATGGGTTAAACGGGTTCGGATAGTTTTGGTTTAATGCAAACACTGACGGTACTGCTTCAACCGGGACGTTTGTTGGATTAAGCATAATTGGACCGAAGCGGCTTTCAAGTCCATCATTATCTTGTTGTAATAAATAGAACTCTGTGTTTTCAATAACTGCATTATTGTATGTCCATTTGTATGTTGATGGTACTTGAGCTGCTTGCTGGAAACTTTCTTCAATTGTTGTATACACGTTTGTAATTGGGTTGCGTTTTTGTATCCAGAAACCGAGGTTATTAACTTCGCTGATAGTTTCCCACTCAAAAGTTACATCGTTTGAGTTTACAAAGTAGCCGACAAATGATGCGAGTTGGATTGGGAGTGGTGCATCTGCCCAACTTGTTGCAACACGTATTCCATCCAAAGACAAACGTGGAGCATTGGCTGCGGCGCCTTGTCGGAGGTTCACCGCCGCAACACCCGAGAAATCTGTATCTGCTGAGTTAGATGCTGTTAGCGTCGGGCTGGGCTCATTCCCCGCCAAGGTCGGGTTGACAAACAGGAATGTTGTGTCATTGAGCGTCCCGCCAACAAATTTATATTTTATAACCACGAGATATGTTGTATTCATCGCATAGCTGAATCCGGTGTAGACTGACGATGCAGTACTGCCAAACTGCAAACCAAATGCTACGTTGTCGGAAGCGTCCCTTTTCACGAACAGTCTTGCTCGGAAATTAGTGCTACCAGCCGATTCGGTAAAGTGGAAGAAATAATCTCCCGTAGTGGTTGTCTTAGTAAAATTCACAAGACATGATGCATACACACTTCCAGACGTTTGAGATGTGAATGTTTTATATAGGTCCTGGCCAGTTGTATCAACTTTTGCTGCATTGCCCAAAGCCGAAATGTAACCTGAATATGTTAAACCCGGTGACACTACTTTAATGGTATTAACATAGGATGCTGTTGGTTGTACAACCCAACCATGGAGTACATTTAAAGAATCTCCTGCTGGGTAATCAAAATTTTCGTCTAATAGTAACTGTCCCCACGCCGTCGTGCTTAGAGCCAAGCCAACAACAAGGACAAGTGTGAATAAATTAAATAAGTGTTTCATTTTTGTAACTCCTTTTGTTTTGTTAGTGAATAGTTTTTTGCGCCAAAGGCGCATCCGCCTCTGGCGGAAGTATTTAGTATGTAGTATATAGAAATAGTGAATAGTGAATTAGATTTTACCTGCCCGCCGGTCAGGCGGGGATTTTAGATTTATGATTCTCAAAGACTCATCCTTTACCAATTGAAACAGTGCCAGCCGGTAATGCTTCGGCTTCAAGACGAGCGAGGTCAACAATTTTGCTCGCATGGTCAATATCAATCCCCACAAGATGCCCCTCGGTGTCAAAATCAAGAATTACTCCGGGTGCGACCTCGTGAGATTCGGCGCTCTCGCGCGCAGC
The nucleotide sequence above comes from Bacteroidota bacterium. Encoded proteins:
- a CDS encoding cation:proton antiporter, whose product is MHELDILSELVLLLAVIIVVISIFRKINIPPLVGFLISGLIIGPYGIKLVRNIEAVNVLAEVGVVLLLFTIGLEFSLTRLKRIKKIVLIGGGLQVLITIFVVTFLQMVIGLEFRQSLFVGFLISLSSTAIVMKLLTDKAETDTPHGKISLGILLFQDLCIVPMMLLVPVLAAASGTTALDVILKFVISLVGIGAIIVAAIYLMPKLVEFLVLAKSRELFVIGVVFLSLGTALVTSYVGLSLALGAFIAGLILSESEYSHEIVGAALPFRDALSSLFFISIGMLVNINLLFEKSLLLIIVSSAIIVIKFFIAAIVVLFLSFPARTAIIVGLSLSQIGEFSFILALAGISSGLMSNEIYQMFLGASIITMMLTPLFIQFSTPTAHFFQKILPQKLTFKFFHRIVADEVVDKYTLSDFKNHVIIVGYGLNGKNVASVLKETGIKYLIVDLSGETVKAARKLGENVLYGDATRREMLLHLGIEAARVLVIAISDSDAMRRILKIARNLNPDLHIISRTRTVAEIEDLYKLGSSEVIPEEFETSIEIFTRVLRQYHLPRNIIAAQVDLIRREGYGMFRGLKLPDATMDQITAILVAGTTDTFLVLNESPARGKTLADLNLRLLSGCSVIAVVRDNKPTTNPPPDFIIESGDVMVLLGTHAEIDKAFDLLSPPRMEEG
- a CDS encoding RNA methyltransferase, with product MQNVIHIDSLELAELQPYRTMRRAVEHVKQGIFVAESDTVVNKLLTTNLAIVSILITQNRFDEIRHLIDEREKKDFKIYLGEKDLLEQIVGFDLHQGIMAVAKIPEPLLIEDVAKQSLQPYLFVALDGLTNADNLGVIVRNCDAFGVDALIVGETSSSPYLRRAIRQSMGTVFDLPIVHTKNLRETLLLLEGKFNTRCLAADAHANDISIQDADLKKNICIVLGSEGSGIRESVLEVCSEKITIPVSENVDSLNVASASAVFLWEVSRIR
- a CDS encoding Uma2 family endonuclease, with the protein product MKTIIDELKHTYEDILTLGESHQRIELFDGECIMTAMPSTQHQRIATRLGIFLGLYIEKQNIGVLFSSPVDVYLSKTTVFQPDVSFLSFERSYIDDGKKLNGAPDLAIEILSESTEDRDRTFKFREYAIGGAKEYWMVAPEKKEIEVYQNSDRGFKLIKIFKATDILNSPLLNEININVAAVFDTTIRK
- a CDS encoding T9SS type A sorting domain-containing protein, whose translation is MLNPNSVGGEAIPAVFSLNQNYPNPFNPSTVIKYQLAADNYTTLKVYNIIGKEVATLVNGNQTAGYHQVTFDAAQLSNGIYFYKLQSGNNVEVKKLTLVK
- a CDS encoding S8 family serine peptidase, giving the protein MKALIKYILLQIILINVIFSQTPEQKEWLGEFSKSKSIQWQQQRAYAESVAAKLGIPVRQEYPDGSVIELQRFENGLPKYYQTHNINAAKTISTDRVWPGGTEGFSLTGASLDTLGIWDGGAVRTTHQEFTDRAIQKDGASAFSDHATHVGGTMIASGVQANAKGMSYAGRLNAYDWNSDQSEMAGAAANGLRVSNHSYGYITGWRFNYFGNSKWVWFGDTTISNTTDYNFGFYSTEARDWDTLTRNAPYYLIVKSAGNDRLEGPSSQPVEHYVWINSAWVLRTVTRDLDGGPNGYNCISHSSVAKNILTVGAVNDITNGYSQPSDVVMSSFSCWGPTDDGRIKPDIVANGVELYSSVSTSAYATYSGTSMSSPNASGSLGLLLHYRRIIAGSNPMRSSTLKGLVIHTADEAGSNAGPDYVFGWGLMNTLKAAQVMRQDSAEGMNKNIRELTLNQGQTIDVPVYSDGTQPLRVTICWTDPAGTPPTPSLDPPNIMLVNDIDLRIIRGATTYNPWILNPGNPSAAATTGDNIRDNVEQVHIASPTAGFYTVRVSHKATLSGGSQIVSLIITGNVPAAALSIQNTIQTDPKKFQFSVYLKNISSLAFGYLSGEYHFDFNKNILGSGTGSMTIMSSDLPSAFRPINPSVVTSTTPGQLRWQANSNLNGGPILIPDDSIKIMTVEFTSTQNLFPFTPDLDWRTTDNPKTTLMRYVLGNSGAGTTLAISNYYFFGENPILPVRLASFVGYFVNSNDVTFEWETISEIHNYGFWIQTYNKDTEEFVTIEESFQPAKGEPATYTWTYKNAVIXXXNPPKANQQLTLGLTRMLL
- a CDS encoding T9SS type A sorting domain-containing protein, with amino-acid sequence MKKLILLITIMLAISIPLMAGIWNPEGLNMPGGWNGWTNPPTNALALASATQVAGGKVTLITTGTPRYHTKIKVATSGGDVIGGTYSWLFTSGPSGSPWNNKWGSVTVSMNTLQTYIIEGSDNSITVTDGKWYTVNWQDNDYANTQAIFMETSGEPVTITEVTDNYLLPNNPVTVSITISAAKSTEERIFVRYTIDGWASSSFVEASGSGTSYSAVIPASGVVGTHNNQYNVFTTTVTSPTHTDADMVTINYNNNSGFNYILPIQLASFVGYFVNSNDVTFEWETISEIHNYGFWIQKRNPITNVYTTIEESFQPAKGEPATYTWTYKNAVIDNTEFYLLQQDLNGLTTRFGPIMLNPNSVGGEAVPSVFALNQNYPNPFNPSTVIKYQLAADNYTTLKVYNMIGKEVATLVNGNQTAGYHQVTFDAAQLSNGIYFYKLQSGNNVEVKKLTLVK
- a CDS encoding T9SS type A sorting domain-containing protein codes for the protein MKHLFNLFTLVLVVGLALSTTAWGQLLLDENFDYPAGDSLNVLHGWVVQPTASYVNTIKVVSPGLTYSGYISALGNAAKVDTTGQDLYKTFTSQTSGSVYASCLVNFTKTTTTGDYFFHFTESAGSTNFRARLFVKRDASDNVAFGLQFGSTASSVYTGFSYAMNTTYLVVIKYKFVGGTLNDTTFLFVNPTLAGNEPSPTLTASNSADTDFSGVAAVNLRQGAAANAPRLSLDGIRVATSWADAPLPIQLASFVGYFVNSNDVTFEWETISEVNNLGFWIQKRNPITNVYTTIEESFQQAAQVPSTYKWTYNNAVIENTEFYLLQQDNDGLESRFGPIMLNPTNVPVEAVPSVFALNQNYPNPFNPSTVINYQLATDNYTTLKVYNIIGKEVATLVNGYQTAGYHQVTFDGSQLSNGIYFYKLQSGNNVEVKKLTLVK
- a CDS encoding DUF2283 domain-containing protein, giving the protein MKFHYYPETDSLYIDLAARESAESHEVAPGVILDFDTEGHLVGIDIDHASKIVDLARLEAEALPAGTVSIGKG